In Zingiber officinale cultivar Zhangliang chromosome 1A, Zo_v1.1, whole genome shotgun sequence, a genomic segment contains:
- the LOC122001719 gene encoding expansin-B15-like — MAILKKQIVVLPLLAFLLLNASSPAAALSPAGATWYGAPDGPGSTGGACAYADGVVKAPLSSMITAGGPSLFKGGRGCGACYQVLCNSNAACSGMAVTVVVTDQCPGGICVTDPVHFDLSGAAFGAMAKPGQADLLRNAGRLAVEYTRVPCNYQGFNVAFRVDAGSNVDYLAVVIENVNGDGELAAVELMEGSSGTWTAMQPSWGAQWKLNAGRALQPPFSFRLTSGESKKILVAQNIIPVGWMPGSTYTSMVNY; from the exons ATGGCCATTTTGAAGAAGCAGATTGTGGTGCTGCCACTGCTCGCTTTCCTCCTCTTGAACGCGTCTTCCCCGGCGGCGGCGTTGTCTCCGGCCGGAGCCACCTGGTACGGCGCCCCCGACGGCCCGGGAAGCACTg GCGGCGCGTGTGCATACGCTGACGGCGTCGTTAAAGCTCCGCTGTCGTCCATGATAACGGCCGGCGGCCCTTCGCTGTTCAAGGGCGGCAGAGGGTGCGGCGCGTGCTACCAAGTCCTGTGCAACTCCAACGCCGCCTGCTCCGGCATGGCGGTGACGGTCGTGGTCACGGACCAGTGCCCTGGCGGGATTTGCGTAACTGACCCCGTCCATTTCGACCTCAGCGGCGCCGCCTTCGGGGCCATGGCGAAACCCGGCCAAGCTGACCTGCTGCGGAATGCCGGAAGACTGGCAGTCGAATACAcaag AGTACCGTGCAATTACCAGGGCTTCAACGTGGCCTTTAGGGTGGATGCCGGGTCGAACGTCGACTACCTCGCCGTCGTCATCGAGAATGTGAACGGGGATGGTGAACTCGCGGCGGTGGAGCTGATGGAGGGATCATCGGGGACGTGGACGGCGATGCAGCCGTCTTGGGGAGCGCAGTGGAAGTTGAATGCCGGGCGGGCGTTACAGCCACCGTTCTCTTTCCGGCTGACGTCTGGGGAGTCGAAGAAGATTCTTGTCGCCCAAAACATCATTCCCGTCGGTTGGATGCCGGGGAGCACTTATACTTCCATGGTCAACTACTAG